One genomic region from Aquificaceae bacterium encodes:
- a CDS encoding arsenate reductase ArsC gives MKIGFICTGNSARSQMAEGFARRLAEILKINIQVYSAGSEPAKEINPLAIEVMREKGIDITSQRPKGLEAIPYQELDLVITLCDSAKQTCPVLPGSKMVHWDLPDPASFEGTIEEKLEFFRKVRDEIEERVWDLLQSLQLRKTNSA, from the coding sequence ATGAAGATAGGTTTTATATGCACTGGCAACTCAGCGAGAAGTCAGATGGCGGAAGGTTTTGCAAGAAGACTGGCGGAAATCTTAAAAATCAACATTCAAGTATACTCCGCTGGCTCAGAACCCGCAAAGGAAATAAACCCCCTTGCCATAGAGGTAATGAGGGAAAAGGGCATAGACATAACCTCTCAAAGACCCAAAGGGCTTGAAGCTATACCCTACCAAGAGCTTGACCTTGTTATAACCCTCTGCGATAGTGCAAAACAAACCTGTCCCGTATTACCCGGCTCTAAAATGGTTCATTGGGACCTTCCAGACCCAGCAAGCTTTGAGGGAACAATAGAAGAAAAACTTGAATTTTTTAGAAAGGTTAGGGACGAAATAGAGGAGAGGGTCTGGGACCTTCTGCAAAGCTTACAACTCAGGAAGACAAACTCTGCTTAG
- the hypD gene encoding hydrogenase formation protein HypD: protein MKLTLSFREADAIKRLERAIKASVERLGKVIRIMEFCGGHTHTILKHGIDQLLEGYVRFVHGPGCPVCVLPMQRVDLALELASQEKVILCTYGDVLRVPGSNRKSLLDLRAEGRDVRMVYSCLDTIKIAQENPTKEVVFFAIGFETTTPQTAVLIKKAKELGIRNLSVVSNHVITPAAIQHILNAPEVREYGKVEIDAFIGPGHVSVIIGTKPYEYFAEEFLKPVVISGFEPLDLMQAVYMIVRQISEKKALVENQYARAVSREGNLKAQRLVAEVFELRKEFEWRGLGIIPYSSLKINSRFADFDAERRFSISLPRPKEHPACICGKVIRGVAQPKDCKLFASVCTPSNPIGSCMVSSEGACNAYYKYRWQG from the coding sequence ATGAAACTTACACTTAGCTTTAGAGAGGCGGATGCTATAAAAAGGCTTGAGAGAGCCATAAAGGCATCTGTGGAAAGGCTGGGCAAGGTTATAAGGATAATGGAGTTTTGCGGAGGGCACACTCATACCATACTAAAGCACGGCATAGACCAGCTTCTTGAGGGTTATGTTCGTTTTGTTCACGGTCCAGGATGTCCTGTGTGTGTCCTGCCTATGCAGAGGGTTGACCTTGCCCTTGAGTTGGCAAGCCAAGAAAAGGTTATACTTTGCACCTATGGAGATGTGCTAAGAGTCCCAGGCTCAAACAGGAAGAGCCTTCTTGACCTAAGGGCGGAGGGAAGGGATGTTAGAATGGTCTATTCGTGCCTTGACACCATAAAGATAGCCCAAGAAAACCCGACAAAGGAAGTGGTCTTTTTTGCCATAGGCTTTGAAACTACCACTCCACAAACCGCAGTGCTTATAAAAAAGGCTAAGGAGCTGGGAATAAGAAACCTCTCTGTGGTTTCAAACCACGTTATCACACCTGCAGCAATACAGCATATTCTCAACGCACCAGAAGTTAGAGAGTATGGAAAAGTGGAGATAGACGCCTTTATAGGTCCTGGGCATGTGAGCGTCATAATAGGGACTAAGCCTTACGAATACTTCGCGGAGGAGTTTTTAAAGCCTGTGGTGATTTCTGGCTTTGAGCCTCTTGACCTTATGCAAGCGGTCTATATGATAGTTAGACAGATATCTGAGAAAAAGGCTCTGGTAGAAAACCAGTATGCAAGGGCGGTAAGTAGAGAAGGAAACCTCAAGGCTCAGAGACTGGTTGCTGAAGTTTTTGAACTAAGAAAGGAGTTTGAATGGCGTGGGCTTGGTATTATACCTTACAGCTCTCTTAAGATAAATTCAAGGTTTGCGGACTTTGACGCCGAAAGAAGGTTTTCAATCAGCCTGCCAAGACCAAAGGAGCATCCAGCTTGCATATGCGGTAAGGTTATAAGAGGTGTTGCACAGCCTAAGGATTGCAAGCTCTTTGCCAGTGTCTGCACGCCATCAAACCCGATAGGCTCCTGCATGGTCTCCTCTGAAGGTGCCTGTAATGCTTACTACAAATACAGGTGGCAGGGGTAG
- a CDS encoding TetR/AcrR family transcriptional regulator produces MVNPELEDVKILLKMKRQGIKERKRLEIIRTACRLFSEKGYYNTTMPDIAQAVGMSVGNLYNYFESKEELAKEIMMTVSDWVGERLRKINEMEVNMHEKVRMFVRSFFEIAIEEPELISYFLRVYLVNREVFSDGCEGFACVASVITEVMVFLSDGIEKGEFRNQSFYPAFTTMMGTLGGMVFLHKEGLLDKHLMDYVEEVSENIWRALKT; encoded by the coding sequence ATGGTAAACCCTGAACTTGAAGATGTTAAGATTTTATTAAAGATGAAAAGACAAGGTATTAAGGAAAGGAAAAGGCTTGAGATAATAAGGACTGCCTGCAGGTTGTTTTCCGAAAAGGGTTACTATAACACCACTATGCCGGATATAGCACAAGCAGTGGGCATGAGCGTTGGAAACCTCTACAACTACTTTGAATCTAAGGAGGAGCTGGCAAAGGAAATAATGATGACCGTCTCTGATTGGGTGGGTGAGAGGCTCAGGAAAATAAACGAGATGGAAGTTAACATGCATGAGAAGGTAAGGATGTTTGTTAGGAGTTTTTTTGAGATAGCCATTGAAGAGCCTGAGCTTATAAGCTACTTCCTTAGGGTCTATCTGGTAAACAGAGAAGTTTTCAGCGATGGATGTGAGGGTTTTGCATGCGTTGCAAGTGTTATAACGGAGGTTATGGTTTTTCTTAGCGATGGAATAGAAAAGGGAGAGTTTAGAAATCAGAGCTTTTATCCAGCCTTTACCACCATGATGGGAACTCTTGGTGGTATGGTCTTTCTCCATAAAGAGGGGCTTCTTGATAAACACCTCATGGACTATGTGGAAGAGGTTTCGGAGAACATATGGAGAGCCCTAAAGACTTAA